One part of the Vitis riparia cultivar Riparia Gloire de Montpellier isolate 1030 chromosome 8, EGFV_Vit.rip_1.0, whole genome shotgun sequence genome encodes these proteins:
- the LOC117921188 gene encoding 60S ribosomal protein L21-1-like, with product MPAGHGLRSRTRDLFARPFRKKGYIPLTTYLRTFRIGDYVDIKVNGAVHKGMPHKFYHGRTGKVWNVTKRAIGVEVNKQVGNRIIKKRIHVRVEHVQPSRCTEEFRLRKLKNDELKAEAKKNGGQIISTKRQPEGPKPGFMVEGATLETVTPIPYDVVNDLKGGY from the exons ATGCCGGCGGGACACGGACTCCGATCGAGGACTCGAGACTTGTTCGCGAGGCCCTTCAGGAAGAAGGGTTACATTCCCTTGACCACGTACCTGAGAACCTTTCGCATCGGAGACTACGTGGACATCAAAGTAAACGGCGCCGTCCACAAGGGCATGCCCCACAAGTTCTACCATGGCCGCACTGGTAAGGTCTGGAACGTCACCAAGCGCGCCATCGGTGTTGAAGTAAACAAGCAG GTGGGTAACAGGATAATCAAGAAGCGGATCCATGTGCGAGTGGAGCATGTGCAACCTTCAAGGTGTACTGAGGAATTCCGGCTGAGGAAGTTGAAGAATGATGAATTGAAGGCAGAGGCAAAAAAGAACGGCGGTCAGATCATCAGCACGAAAAGGCAGCCAGAGGGGCCTAAACCAGGTTTCATGGTGGAAGGTGCAACCTTGGAAACTGTTACTCCAATTCCTTATGATGTTGTCAATGATCTCAAGGGTGGCTACTAG
- the LOC117920990 gene encoding dirigent protein 2-like: protein MEKMLTRLTTMSLIFFFFFSTLVADKSQGFSRSLSPEALGLKKEKLSHLHFFLHDIVEGEKATAVRVAEAWMTNTSMTGFGFLAIMDDPLTEGPDLGSKTVGRAQGMYASAAENEFALLMVLNFAFIEGKYKGSNLSLLGRNEVFSAVREMPIIGGSGVFRFARGYAQAKTHKITVESSIVEYNVFVYHY from the coding sequence ATGGAGAAGATGCTCACAAGGCTCACCACCATGTCTctgatcttcttcttcttcttctccaccCTGGTCGCGGACAAATCTCAGGGTTTCTCAAGAAGTTTGTCACCGGAGGCATTGGGGCTGAAGAAAGAGAAGCTAAGCCATCTTCATTTCTTCCTCCACGACATTGTGGAGGGTGAAAAAGCCACTGCAGTGAGAGTTGCAGAGGCGTGGATGACAAACACGTCTATGACAGGGTTCGGGTTTTTAGCCATAATGGACGATCCACTAACAGAAGGGCCGGATCTGGGGTCGAAGACGGTGGGGAGGGCTCAAGGAATGTATGCATCGGCAGCAGAGAATGAGTTTGCTTTGTTGATGGTGCTTAACTTCGCATTCATTGAAGGAAAGTATAAAGGGAGTAATCTGAGTTTGTTAGGGAGGAATGAGGTGTTTTCGGCGGTGAGAGAGATGCCAATCATCGGAGGGAGTGGGGTGTTCCGGTTTGCTCGTGGGTATGCTCAGGCGAAGACTCACAAGATCACAGTTGAATCATCCATAGTTGAGTACAATGTCTTTGTTTACCATTATTGA